Within the Pseudomonas orientalis genome, the region ACCTGTTTGCCTTTCGCTTTCGCAGCACCTGGGCCGGTGCGCTCACCACGATCTTCATGTTGATCGGCGTGCTGCCGTTGCTGGCCCTGCAGATCCAGGCGGTGGCCGACTCCATCAGCATCCTGACCCGCGAGCCCGTGCAACATCGCGTTGCCCTGGCCTTCTGCGCCTTGATCAGCCTGTTCACGATTTTTTTCGGCTCACGCCATATCGCCACCCGCGAAAAACACCAAGGCCTGGTGTTCGCGATTGCCTTCGAGTCGGTCATCAAATTGATTGCCATCGGCGGTGTCGGCCTTTACGCGCTTTACGGCGTGTTCGACGGCCCGCAACAGTTGGAATTGTGGTTGCTGCAAAACCAGACCGCCCTGGCCGCGCTGCACACGCCGCTGCAGGAGGGCCCATGGCGAACGCTGCTGCTGGTGTTCTTCGCGTCGGCGATCGTGATGCCGCACATGTACCACATGACCTTCACCGAGAACCTCAATCCACGCTCGCTGGTCAGCGCCAGCTGGGGTTTGCCCCTGTTCCTGCTGTTGATGAGCCTGGCGGTGCCGCTGATCCTCTGGGCCGGCCTGAAACTGGGGGCCACCACCAACCCCGAGTATTTCACCCTCGGCATCGGTATCGCGGCCAACAGCCCGGCCCTGGCGCTGCTGGCGTACGTCGGCGGTTTGTCCGCGGCCAGCGGCCTGATCATTGTCACCACGCTGGCCCTCTCCGGCATGGCGCTTAACCATCTGGTGCTGCCGCTGTACCAGCCACCGGCCGAAGGCAATATCTACCGCTGGTTGAAGTGGACGCGTCGCGCGCTGATCGTCGCGATCATCATGGCCGGCTACGCCTTTTACCTGCTGCTGGGCGCCGGACAGGACCTGGCCAACCTCGGCATCGTGGCCTTTGTCGCCACCTTGCAGTTCCTGCCGGGCGTGCTGTCGGTGCTGTACTGGCCCACCGCCAACCGCCGAGGCTTCATCGCCGGGTTGCTGGCGGGCATCCTGGTGTGGCTGGTCACCATGCTGCTACCGCTGGTCGGCAACCTGCAGGGGTTCTATATCCCCTTGCTGAACATGATTTACGTGCTGGACGACACCAGCTGGCACATGGCCGCAATCGCCTCGCTGGCCGCCAACGTGCTGATGTTCACGCTGATCTCGCTGTTCACCAATGCCAGCCCCGAAGAAATCAGCGCCGCCGAAGCCTGCGCGGTGGACAACGTGCGCCGCCCGCAACGCCGCGAGCTGCATGCGGCCTCGCCCCAGGAATTCGCCACGCAACTGGCCAAGCCACTCGGCGCCAAGGCCGCGCAAAAGGAAGTCGAGCAGGCCTTGCGCGATTTGTACCTGCCGTTCGACGAGCGCCGCCCCTATGCCCTGCGGCGTTTGCGTGACCGTATCGAAGCCAACCTGTCGGGGTTGATGGGCCCCAGCGTGTCCCAGGACATGGTGGAAACCTTCCTGCCCTACAAGGCGGGCGGCGAGAACTACGTGACCGAAGACATCCACTTCATCGAAAGCCGGCTCGAGGACTACCACTCGCGCCTCACCGGCCTGGCCGCCGAGCTCGATGCCCTGCGCCGTTATCACCGCCAGACCCTGCAGGAACTGCCGATGGGCGTGTGTTCCCTGGCCAAGGACCAGGAAATCCTGATGTGGAACAAGGCCATGGAAGAGCTCACCGGTATTGCCGCGCAACGCGTGGTCGGCTCTCGCCTCAATACCCTGGGCGATCCCTGGAAAGAATTGTTGCAGGGTTTTATCAACCTGCCCGACGAGCATTTGCACAAACAGCACCTGGCGCTCGACGGCCAGACCCGTTGGCTGAACCTGCACAAGGCCGCCATTGACGAGCCCCTGGCCCCCGGTAACAGCGGCCTGGTGTTACTGGTCGAAGACCTCACCGACACGCAGATGCTCGAAGACAAGCTGGTGCACTCCGAGCGCCTGGCCAGCATCGGTCGCCTGGCCGCCGGCGTGGCTCACGAGATCGGCAACCCGATCACCGGCATCGCCTGCCTGGCGCAGAACCTGCGCGAAGAACGCGAGGAGGACGGTGAAATCACCGAGATCAGCGGGCAAATCCTCGAGCAGACCAAGCGCGTGTCGCGCATCGTGCAGTCACTGATGAGCTTTGCCCACTCCGGCGCCCACCAGAATCAGGACGAAGCGGTGTGCCTGGCCGAAGTGGCGCAGGACGCCATTGGGCTGCTGGCCTTGAACCGGCGCAATTTCGAAGTACAGTTCTTTAACTTGTGCGATCCGGACCATTGGGTCGATGGCGACTCGCAACGCCTGGCCCAGGTCCTGATCAACCTGCTGTCCAACGCCCGCGACGCCTCCCCGCCGCACAGTGCGGTACGCGTCAAGAGCGAGGCTTTCGAGCACACGGTCGACCTGATCGTGGAAGACGAAGGCAGCGGCATTCCACAGAACATCATGGACCGATTGTTCGAACCTTTCTTCACCACCAAGGACCCGGGTGAAGGTACCGGTCTGGGCCTTGCACTGGTCTATTCCATCGTTGAAGAGCATTATGGACAAATCACCATCGACAGCCCGGCTGACACCGAAAGCCAACGCGGCACCCGTATTCGGGTGACCTTGCCGCGTCATGTCGAAGCGACGTCCGCTGTGAACTGAGACCGTCGAGAGAATTGAATCAATGCCGCACATTTTGATCGTCGAAGACGAAACCATTATCCGCTCTGCCTTGCGTCGCCTGCTTGAACGTAATCAGTACCAGGTCAGCGAAGCCGGCTCGGTGCAGGAAGCCCAGGAGCGGTTCAGCATTCCCACGTTCGACCTGATCGTCAGCGACCTGCGCCTGCCGGGCGCACCGGGTACCGAATTGATCAAGCTGGGCCAGGGCACGCCGGTGCTGATCATGACCAGCTACGCCAGCCTGCGCTCGGCGGTGGACTCGATGAAGATGGGCGCGGTGGACTACATCGCCAAGCCTTTTGACCACGACGAGATTCTTCAGGCAGTGGCCCGCATCCTGCGTGACCGTCAGTCGGTCAGCAGTGCCCCGGTCGAACAACGTCCGGCAGGCAAAGCCGCCGACAAACCGGGCGTCGACAACAGTAACGGCGAGATCGGCATCATTGGTTCCTGCCCGCCCATGCAGGATCTTTACAGCAAGATCCGCAAGGTCGCGCCGACCGACTCCAATGTATTGATCCAGGGCGAGTCGGGCACCGGCAAGGAACTGGTGGCCCGCGCCCTGCATAACCTGTCCAAGCGAGCCAAGGCACCGATGATTTCGGTGAACTGCGCGGCGATCCCCGAATCCTTGATCGAGTCCGAATTGTTCGGCCACGAAAAAGGCGCGTTCACCGGTGCCAGCGCCGGGCGCGCGGGCCTGGTCGAAGCGGCCGACGGCGGCACGCTGTTCCTCGACGAGATCGGCGAACTGCCCCTGGAAGCACAGGCACGCTTGCTGCGTGTGTTGCAGGAAGGCGAGATTCGCCGGGTCGGGTCGGTGCAATCGCAAAAGGTCGATGTACGCCTGATCGCCGCGACGCACCGTGACCTCAAGAGCCTGGCCAAGATCGGCCAATTTCGCGAAGACTTGTATTACCGCTTGCACGTGATTGCGCTCAAGCTACCGGCACTGCGTGAGCGGGGCGCCGACGTCAACGAAATCGCCCAGGCGTTTCTGCTGCGCCAGAGCGCGCGCATCAACCGCACCGACCTGAAATTTGCGCCCGACGCGGAGCAGGTGATCCGGCATTACTCATGGCCGGGCAACGTGCGCGAACTGGAAAACGCCGTCGAGCGTGCGGTCATCCTGTCGGAAAGCCCGGAAATATCCGCCGAGCTGCTGGGCATCGATGTCGAACTCAGCGATCTGGACGACGACGACTTCATCGGCCTGGCGCCGCAACAGGGCGCGGGCAGCAATACCAGCCACGAGCCGACGGAAGATTTGTCCCTGGAAGACTATTTCCAGCACTTCGTCCTCGAGCACCAGGACCACATGACCGAGACCGAACTGGCACGCAAGCTGGGCGTGAGCCGCAAGTGCCTGTGGGAACGTCGCCAGCGCCTGGGCATTCCACGGCGCAAGACCGGCGTCGCCAGCGAAAGTTGAGGGGCCGCGCCACAGGTAACACGTGCAGATGTGAAAAAACTGTTACCGCGGATATTTCGCGTAACAAAAGCCGGGGCTTACGGTAACGAAGCCCCGGCTTTTTTTGCTCCCTCAAAAACCCGAATCAGCCTCAAACCCCCGGTTTTACTGGCCAACGCTAAAGTTGGCACGCACCCTGCTATATGCTTAGTACAAAAACAATAACAAGCTTTGTACAAGACAATAAAAATAAGACGAATCGACTCACGCATAACAAAAACAACACGGCGGAGGCGCAGCTAACTGATTCTTTTGGAGAGGCGTTGCATTTGGGGCTTGCCCCGCAACCAGGCCGAGAACAACAAAAACTGTCCTAAGGCAGAGCCTGAACTGGTTGGATCGTAGATCAGCAACACAGCGACCAAAGCAATCCGTTTGCTCTTGCTCCCGATTGGGAGTGTCATGAAGGTGAAGCTTCATGACGAGGGCGATCAACAAAAACAAGAAGCCCGAAACCAATAATAAAAATAGAGCACGCAACTACTTCTGGGGGAGCTTCGGCTCCCCTTGTAGTTTCCGACAGATTGCCCCTGGATTGCCCCTCAAACGCTTTTGGCGCAACGCCCGCAGCTTGTTCCTACACCATCCCCTGACTAAATGCTAGAATCCCGGCCCATCATGCGGTCATTCTTCGTTATGGCCGAACATTCCTTCAAACAGTGCATCCCATGCTGAAGAAGTTGTTCCAGTCATTCCGTTCCCCCTTGCGTCGTACGCAACACATTCGCAGCACGCCTGAAGTGCTTAACAGCAATCAGCATTCATTGCAGCGCGCTCAATTCAGCCGTTACGCAGTGAACATCGTCGAACGTTTGCAGAACGCCGGCTACCAGGCCTACCTGGTGGGCGGTTGCGTACGCGACATGCTGCTCAATATCACGCCGAAGGATTTCGACGTCGCCACCAGCGCCACGCCTGAACAGGTGCGTGCCGAGTTTCGCAATGCGCGGATCATCGGGCGCCGCTTCAAGCTGGTGCATATCCACTTCGGTCGCGAAATCATCGAGGTCGCAACGTTCCGCGCCGGCCATCCGCAAAACGATGAAGAGGAAGACACCAATCAGTCTTCCCGCAACGAGAGCGGACGCATCCTGCGCGACAATGTCTACGGCACCCTGGAAGAAGACGCGCAACGCCGCGACTTCACCATCAATGCCCTGTATTACGATCCGGTCAGCGAGCGCATTCTCGATTACGCCAACGGCGTACACGACATCCGCAACAACCTGATCCGCCTGATCGGCGAGCCGACGCAGCGCTACCAGGAAGACCCGGTGCGCATGCTGCGTGCGGTGCGGTTCGCCGCCAAGCTGAACTTCGGCATCGAGAAACACACGGCCGCACCGATTCGCGAACTGGCACCGATGCTGCGGGAGATTCCGTCGGCACGCCTGTTCGAAGAAGTGCTCAAGCTGTTCCTCTCGGGCTATGCGGCCGACACCTTTGAAATGCTCGTCGACCTGCAACTGTTCGATCCGCTGTTCCCGGCCAGCGCCGAGGCCCTGGAGCACAACCCGACGTACACCCACACCCTGATCAGCGAAGCCTTGATCAATACCGACTTGCGCATCAAACAGAACAAGCCGGTCACTCCGGCCTTCCTGTTTGCCGCGCTGTTGTGGCCGGCCCTGCCCAAGCGTGTACTGCGCTTGCAGGACCGCGGCATGCCGCCGATCCCTGCCATGCAGGAAGCCGCCCACGAGTTGATCAGCGAACAGTGCCAGCGCATCGCCATTCCGAAGCGCTTCACCCTGCCGATCCGCGAGATCTGGGACATGCAGGAGCGCCTGCCGCGCCGCAGCGGCAAACGCGCCGACCTGTTGCTGGACAACCCACGCTTTCGCGCCGGCTACGACTTCCTGTTGCTGCGCGAAAGCGCCGGCGAGCAGACCGACGGCCTGGGTGAATGGTGGACCGACTACCAGGACGCTAATGACAGTCAGCGCCGCGAGATGATTCGTGAACTCGGCAGCAAAGGCGACAGCACCGGCGACGGGCCGAAAAAGCGCCGCCGCAGCTCCAGCAAGCGCAAACGCAGCGCCGCCGATGCCTCAGGCGCAACAGGCGAATAAACGTGGAACGTATCTACATCGGCATGGGCAGCAACCTGGCTGCCCCGCAACAGCAATTGCGCAGCGCGATCGACGCCTTGGCGCAATTGCCCGGCACCACCCTCGCCGGTGTATCCGCCTTCTATCAAAGTGACTCCCTGCTCCCGGGCCAACCGCGCTATACCAATGCGGTGGCAGCCCTGGACAGCGACCTTGCGCCACTCGACCTGCTCGATGCGCTGCAAACCATCGAAAACGACCAGGGCCGCCAACGCCTCGAGCGTTGGGGGCCTCGCACGCTGGACCTGGATATCCTGCTGTTCGGTGACCGCCTGATCGACGAGCCGCGCCTCAAGGTGCCGCATTACCAGATGCACCTGCGGGCGTTTGTGCTTTATCCGCTGGCCGAACTGGCACCTGCGAACCTGTCATTACCTGATGGCCCAACCCTGCGCGACTTACTGGCGGACTGCCCGTTTGTCGGCCTGGAACGCTTACCTCTGTAGGAGCGAGCTTGCTCGCGAACATCGTCAACGATAACGCGCACAGCCTGATTAAACGCGGTGCCTAAGCGTTCTTCGCGAGCAAGCTCGCTCCTACAGTCGCGTCAGTAACAGCGGTAACACCGTCATCGTAACAATGCGGTAACACATCCAATTGACTTCCCGTGTCCTCCTCACGACTATAGGCGTCCCGCTGCCGCCAGCCCGGCGCTGAAGGGCGCAATCCAGGCCTTATAAGCACTGCTCTC harbors:
- the folK gene encoding 2-amino-4-hydroxy-6-hydroxymethyldihydropteridine diphosphokinase — translated: MERIYIGMGSNLAAPQQQLRSAIDALAQLPGTTLAGVSAFYQSDSLLPGQPRYTNAVAALDSDLAPLDLLDALQTIENDQGRQRLERWGPRTLDLDILLFGDRLIDEPRLKVPHYQMHLRAFVLYPLAELAPANLSLPDGPTLRDLLADCPFVGLERLPL
- a CDS encoding polynucleotide adenylyltransferase PcnB, which translates into the protein MLKKLFQSFRSPLRRTQHIRSTPEVLNSNQHSLQRAQFSRYAVNIVERLQNAGYQAYLVGGCVRDMLLNITPKDFDVATSATPEQVRAEFRNARIIGRRFKLVHIHFGREIIEVATFRAGHPQNDEEEDTNQSSRNESGRILRDNVYGTLEEDAQRRDFTINALYYDPVSERILDYANGVHDIRNNLIRLIGEPTQRYQEDPVRMLRAVRFAAKLNFGIEKHTAAPIRELAPMLREIPSARLFEEVLKLFLSGYAADTFEMLVDLQLFDPLFPASAEALEHNPTYTHTLISEALINTDLRIKQNKPVTPAFLFAALLWPALPKRVLRLQDRGMPPIPAMQEAAHELISEQCQRIAIPKRFTLPIREIWDMQERLPRRSGKRADLLLDNPRFRAGYDFLLLRESAGEQTDGLGEWWTDYQDANDSQRREMIRELGSKGDSTGDGPKKRRRSSSKRKRSAADASGATGE
- a CDS encoding sensor histidine kinase, encoding MPMSFSLTQMLLISAAYLAALFGVAWISERGMIPRAIIRHPLTYTLSLGVYASAWAFYGTVGLAYQYGYGFLSSYLGVSGAFLLAPVLLYPILKITRTYQLSSLADLFAFRFRSTWAGALTTIFMLIGVLPLLALQIQAVADSISILTREPVQHRVALAFCALISLFTIFFGSRHIATREKHQGLVFAIAFESVIKLIAIGGVGLYALYGVFDGPQQLELWLLQNQTALAALHTPLQEGPWRTLLLVFFASAIVMPHMYHMTFTENLNPRSLVSASWGLPLFLLLMSLAVPLILWAGLKLGATTNPEYFTLGIGIAANSPALALLAYVGGLSAASGLIIVTTLALSGMALNHLVLPLYQPPAEGNIYRWLKWTRRALIVAIIMAGYAFYLLLGAGQDLANLGIVAFVATLQFLPGVLSVLYWPTANRRGFIAGLLAGILVWLVTMLLPLVGNLQGFYIPLLNMIYVLDDTSWHMAAIASLAANVLMFTLISLFTNASPEEISAAEACAVDNVRRPQRRELHAASPQEFATQLAKPLGAKAAQKEVEQALRDLYLPFDERRPYALRRLRDRIEANLSGLMGPSVSQDMVETFLPYKAGGENYVTEDIHFIESRLEDYHSRLTGLAAELDALRRYHRQTLQELPMGVCSLAKDQEILMWNKAMEELTGIAAQRVVGSRLNTLGDPWKELLQGFINLPDEHLHKQHLALDGQTRWLNLHKAAIDEPLAPGNSGLVLLVEDLTDTQMLEDKLVHSERLASIGRLAAGVAHEIGNPITGIACLAQNLREEREEDGEITEISGQILEQTKRVSRIVQSLMSFAHSGAHQNQDEAVCLAEVAQDAIGLLALNRRNFEVQFFNLCDPDHWVDGDSQRLAQVLINLLSNARDASPPHSAVRVKSEAFEHTVDLIVEDEGSGIPQNIMDRLFEPFFTTKDPGEGTGLGLALVYSIVEEHYGQITIDSPADTESQRGTRIRVTLPRHVEATSAVN
- a CDS encoding sigma-54-dependent transcriptional regulator → MPHILIVEDETIIRSALRRLLERNQYQVSEAGSVQEAQERFSIPTFDLIVSDLRLPGAPGTELIKLGQGTPVLIMTSYASLRSAVDSMKMGAVDYIAKPFDHDEILQAVARILRDRQSVSSAPVEQRPAGKAADKPGVDNSNGEIGIIGSCPPMQDLYSKIRKVAPTDSNVLIQGESGTGKELVARALHNLSKRAKAPMISVNCAAIPESLIESELFGHEKGAFTGASAGRAGLVEAADGGTLFLDEIGELPLEAQARLLRVLQEGEIRRVGSVQSQKVDVRLIAATHRDLKSLAKIGQFREDLYYRLHVIALKLPALRERGADVNEIAQAFLLRQSARINRTDLKFAPDAEQVIRHYSWPGNVRELENAVERAVILSESPEISAELLGIDVELSDLDDDDFIGLAPQQGAGSNTSHEPTEDLSLEDYFQHFVLEHQDHMTETELARKLGVSRKCLWERRQRLGIPRRKTGVASES